The Vicinamibacteria bacterium genome includes a window with the following:
- a CDS encoding zf-HC2 domain-containing protein produces MTNSACPDFEGLMERLLFGDLTEPSRENVERHLSVCGDCRDAFDDAKLAMEALRDIEAPPLPYADTPKVIRTLDLQRSRSPSRWMAMAAVLLIGVGIGYFLPRGGEEPEVALGAPVDPDALAALERAELLSDVGVRYTDGLRGVLEELLELAVLDLTADEAAYTRERARTLIRDGALLERLLDSEKDRDLLRAIRRAEPFLEELAALESSTTETNVRHLQASLRDSNLPSTLAELALDDDIESALASSGWLANDNPLPRKDF; encoded by the coding sequence TTGACAAACAGTGCTTGTCCCGATTTCGAGGGGCTCATGGAGAGGTTGCTCTTTGGCGATCTCACCGAGCCGTCGCGGGAAAACGTCGAGCGCCACCTCTCCGTATGCGGAGACTGCCGGGACGCCTTCGACGATGCGAAGCTTGCGATGGAGGCCCTTCGTGACATCGAAGCGCCGCCCCTCCCGTATGCGGATACGCCCAAGGTCATCCGCACCCTCGACCTTCAAAGGAGTCGCTCACCGTCCCGATGGATGGCGATGGCTGCCGTGCTGCTCATCGGAGTCGGCATCGGTTACTTCCTGCCCCGGGGCGGTGAGGAGCCGGAAGTCGCCCTCGGTGCCCCCGTCGATCCGGATGCTCTCGCCGCCCTCGAGCGGGCCGAGCTGCTGTCCGATGTGGGCGTTCGCTACACCGATGGGCTTCGCGGGGTTCTCGAGGAGCTCTTGGAGCTGGCCGTTCTCGACCTGACCGCGGACGAGGCGGCCTATACCCGCGAGCGCGCCCGGACTCTCATTCGCGACGGCGCCCTTCTCGAGCGTCTTCTCGATTCCGAAAAAGACCGGGATCTTCTTCGCGCGATCCGTCGTGCCGAACCGTTCCTGGAAGAGCTCGCCGCTCTCGAAAGCTCGACGACGGAGACGAACGTACGTCATCTCCAGGCGAGTCTCCGCGACAGCAATTTGCCTTCCACGCTTGCCGAGCTCGCGCTCGACGACGATATCGAGAGCGCCCTGGCATCGTCAGGGTGGCTCGCGAACGACAACCCCCTGCCCCGAAAGGATTTTTGA
- a CDS encoding sigma-70 family RNA polymerase sigma factor — protein MEVADAALVERTLAGDIEGFGELHRRYYRRVVRVVLTIMKDRIQAEDMVQDAYASALRELPRLKDPARFFPWICRIAVNRAIEDRRRAGRRARLDARVVASDVAVAEAEDRLLRAERAEKVRLALEKLPEGQRAAVVLRYFDELPMRQIGEALGCGEVTARSQVFRGLRKLGVFLKAKGATR, from the coding sequence ATGGAAGTAGCGGATGCCGCGCTCGTCGAGCGCACCCTGGCAGGGGACATCGAGGGATTCGGCGAGCTTCATCGGCGCTACTACCGCCGCGTGGTTCGGGTCGTTCTGACCATCATGAAAGACCGAATCCAGGCCGAGGACATGGTCCAGGATGCCTATGCCTCTGCCCTCAGAGAGCTTCCGCGATTGAAGGATCCCGCTCGGTTCTTCCCCTGGATCTGCCGGATTGCGGTCAATCGCGCGATCGAGGATCGGCGGCGAGCCGGACGCCGCGCCCGACTCGACGCCCGGGTGGTCGCATCGGACGTTGCCGTGGCGGAGGCCGAGGACCGTCTCTTGCGGGCCGAGCGCGCCGAGAAGGTCCGACTCGCGCTCGAGAAGCTTCCCGAAGGGCAGAGGGCAGCGGTCGTCCTGCGCTACTTCGACGAGCTCCCGATGCGGCAGATCGGCGAAGCGCTGGGATGCGGCGAGGTTACCGCGCGAAGTCAGGTATTTCGCGGCCTGCGGAAGCTGGGCGTCTTCTTGAAGGCCAAAGGAGCGACACGTTGA
- a CDS encoding MmcQ/YjbR family DNA-binding protein yields MVTESQIRRIALSLPGAYERASYEGRPSWRTKPRMFTWIRDDPEALVVWVESLDEKELMIA; encoded by the coding sequence ATGGTGACGGAATCTCAAATTCGTCGGATCGCCTTGTCCCTCCCCGGCGCCTACGAACGGGCCTCGTACGAAGGCCGACCGTCGTGGCGCACCAAGCCGCGCATGTTCACCTGGATCCGCGATGATCCCGAGGCGCTGGTGGTTTGGGTCGAGTCCCTCGACGAGAAGGAGCTGATGATCGCG